A single Penaeus chinensis breed Huanghai No. 1 chromosome 7, ASM1920278v2, whole genome shotgun sequence DNA region contains:
- the LOC125027099 gene encoding PH and SEC7 domain-containing protein-like isoform X1 codes for MADSMKYVKLKRSETCGFGFSILGGAGSELPPIIYDIIEGSPAANSCQLAPGDIIWEVNGQEVITFTTKEVLNCLRLSASEVTLKLKTADAGIQQRVQQYLATPNNSDVLRTAITRDDLQGVRHIKAKKSSSRTPPEQSSSTPPSLPSPTLSDASDRATISHGSNHTASENGIHVKDRTTTENERNKQKPKNEAYLMTGDLILNLSRTSHDPSWLPQQRTVDDLRKSGSCSVPTSPNEIYLGGGRLAKHEVGSPQSLCSPVSADSNPSGVQFTYPPTSTAVRISKSEDHLQYQKDNMCAVNIELDDDVTSSLNTLLDTRDDPSNSPVPSEECDHRIVWTFNAPTSPGSVHSSHDSDSPLIRSPSPTSPQSPTSSMQYSCSGVYDKMCSGRDSLGSSNRSENVCSNSSSLTSPDTDVPDELEWDDTTPTLQIPSAHANGFGAKDLLPNGHNMGGVMTTESRSLVTDKAKVRKQDENRIVIRVEGPDMNSSRRRPTQLSRGDEQIHHDPQDSYDASCDPDLTPTNTRPPTPGSGTLSPDTLAYQELRESEDEITCLSEEDAGKTSIRTSSTTSPPLSEDESDIDSLHSFHYSPKAVDIPSAVRLAKRLISLDGFKKSDVSRHLSKNNEFSRAVAEEYLNYFDFRGDTLDKALRKFLDKFCLTGETQERERVLVHFSRRYLDCNPGTFNSQDAVHTLTCALMLLNTDLHGQSVGRKMTCNEFIDNLADLNDGENFPREVLKSLYQAMRSQPLQWATDDDVDTEGTGTSKTGSSSGDSQGVVVGSNPFLSPPTGNGIVYKKGYIMRKCCTDPNGKKTAFGKRSWKMWFCVVQDLVLYLHKDEQGARRGPQHAQLGHNAIRLHHALATRAHDYSKKEHVFRLQTADQAEYLLQTSDSKELQAWIDTINLVAASLSAPPLPGAVGSQRKFQRPLLPCSITKLNLTEQLEDHTERLAQLERELEDHKAHPPEKTSRAATASNYREKEAYLNSEVKRYRTYVYLLRSRLTSQQSGQQGTNAGIDVGDLPVFEARPAGEGAEGGERGARVVPPPIPERARPGDRYSYQQAVHHNAFL; via the exons TTAGCCCCAGGTGACATCATATGGGAGGTGAATGGTCAAGAAGTGATCACATTCACCACAAAAGAAG tCCTTAATTGCCTGCGTTTATCGGCTTCAGAAGTGACGCTAAAATTAAAAACTG CAGATGCAGGGATTCAGCAGCGAGTGCAGCAGTACTTGGCTACTCCAAACAACTCTGATGTGTTGCGAACTGCCATAACCCGAGATGATTTGCAAGGGGTAAGACACATCAAGGCCAAGAAATCATCGAGCCGAACACCGCCAGAGCAATCATCATCCacacctccatctctccccagCCCTACGCTTTCAGATGCCTCAGACCGTGCGACCATCAGCCATGGCTCAAACCACACGGCGTCTGAGAATGGTATACACGTGAAAGATAGAACTACAACGGAAAATGAGCGCAACAAGCAGAAGCCCAAAAATGAAGCATACTTGATGACAGGTGATCTGATCTTGAATCTCTCACGGACTTCCCACGATCCCAGTTGGCTTCCGCAGCAGAGAACTGTTGATGATTTAAGAAAGTCAGGTAGCTGTAGTGTCCCTACGAGTCCTAATGAAATATACTTAGGTGGTGGCAGGCTAGCCAAGCATGAAGTGGGAAGTCCGCAGAGTTTGTGTTCGCCGGTCTCAGCTGACAGTAATCCTAGCGGTGTGCAATTTACTTATCCCCCAACTAGCACGGCAGTGAGAATATCCAAGTCTGAGGACCATTTACAGTATCAGAAGGATAATATGTGTGCTGTTAACATAGAGCTTGATGATGATGTTACGTCTTCACTAAACACGCTGCTAGATACCCGTGATGACCCCAGTAATTCCCCTGTCCCCAGTGAGGAGTGTGATCATCGCATTGTGTGGACATTCAATGCCCCAACTTCCCCAGGTAGTGTTCATTCAAGTCATGACTCTGATAGCCCATTGATTCGGtcaccctcccctacttccccccaGTCTCCCACCTCCTCCATGCAGTACTCATGTAGTGGAGTGTACGATAAAATGTGTAGTGGCCGGGATTCCTTAGGCAGCTCTAACCGATCAGAGAATGTGTGCTCTAATAGCTCTAGCCTAACTAGTCCGGACACTGATGTGCCTGATGAACTTGAGTGGGACGATACAACGCCAACATTACAAATCCCTTCTGCTCATGCCAACGGTTTTGGTGCCAAAGATTTACTTCCTAATGGACATAATATGGGGGGTGTAATGACAACTGAAAGTAGAAGTCTAGTCACTGATAAAGCCAAAGTAAGGAAACAGGATGAAAATCGCATTGTGATACGAGTGGAAGGCCCTGACATGAACAGCTCAAGAAGAAGACCAACGCAGTTAAGCCGAGGCGATGAGCAGATACATCATGACCCACAGGACAGTTATGATGCATCGTGTGACCCCGACCTGACCCCAACTAACACAAGGCCTCCCACACCTGGGTCAGGCACTCTGTCCCCAGATACCCTTGCCTACCAGGAGTTGCGTGAATCTGAGGATGAAATTACCTGTCTTTCAGAAGAGGATGCAGGCAAGACCTCCATTCGCACCTCAAGtactacttcccctcctctcagtGAGGATGAATCAGATATTGACTCCCTACACAGCTTCCACTACAGTCCTAAGGCGGTAGACATCCCATCTGCAGTCCGGCTGGCCAAGAGGCTGATCTCCCTTGACGGCTTCAAGAAATCAGATGTATCTCGCCATCTGTCCAAAAA CAATGAATTCAGTCGGGCAGTTGCAGAAGAATATCTGAACTATTTTGATTTCCGGGGTGACACCCTGGATAAAGCCCTTCGGAAATTCCTTGACAAATTCTGCCTAACTGGTGagacgcaagagagagagcgtgtgttagTCCATTTCTCCAGGAGATATCTTGACTGCAACCCAGGCACTTTCAACTCCCAAG ATGCTGTTCACACCCTCACTTGTGCTTTGATGCTATTGAACACCGACTTGCATGGGCAAAGTGTAGGGCGGAAGATGACTTGCAATGAATTCATCGACAACCTCGCAGATTTGAATGATGGAGAGAATTTTCCCAGAGAAGTGCTCAAGTCCCTCTACCAAGCCATGCGAAGCCAGCCTTTGCAGTGGGCTAC AGATGACGATGTTGACACTGAAGGCACTGGGACATCGAAGACAGGCAGTTCAAGTGGTGATTCTCAGGGCGTAGTTGTTGGGAGTAACCCATTCTTATCTCCACCTACGGGCAATGGCATTGTCTACAAAAAGGGCTACATTATGCGAAAATGCTGCACAGACCCAAATGGAAAAAAGA CTGCATTTGGGAAACGATCATGGAAGATGTGGTTCTGCGTTGTTCAAGACTTGGTGTTATATCTACACAAAGATGAACAAGGTGCGAGACGCGGCCCACAGCATGCTCAGTTAGGGCACAATGCCATCCGACTACATCATGCTCTTGCAACTAGAGCTCACGATTATTCTAAGAAAGAACATGTATTCCGATTACAAACTGCCGATCAAGCAGAATATTTACTACAAACTAG TGATAGCAAAGAACTCCAAGCCTGGATAGACACAATCAACTTAGTGGCAGCTAGCTTGTCTGCCCCACCTCTTCCAGGGGCAGTTGGGTCCCAGCGCAAGTTCCAGCGACCTCTCCTACCTTGCAGCATCACCAAACTAAACTTG ACGGAACAATTGGAGGACCACACGGAGAGGTTAGCTCAACTAGAACGTGAGTTGGAGGACCACAAGGCTCATCCACCAGAAAAaacatcaagagctgccactgcTTCTAATTACCGTGAGAAGGAAGCATACCTTAATAGTGAG GTGAAGAGATATAGGACATACGTATATCTTCTCCGATCCCGTTTGACATCGCAGCAGTCTGGCCAGCAAGGAACAAATGCTGGAATAGATGTTGGAGATCTGCCAGTGTTTGAAGCCCGGCCagcaggggagggggcagaagggggggaACGTGGGGCCCGGGTAGTACCACCACCCATCCCTGAGCGGGCACGGCCTGGTGACAGGTACAGTTACCAGCAGGCAGTCCACCATAATGCCTTTCTCTGA
- the LOC125027099 gene encoding PH and SEC7 domain-containing protein-like isoform X2 — MADSMKYVKLKRSETCGFGFSILGGAGSELPPIIYDIIEGSPAANSCQLAPGDIIWEVNGQEVITFTTKEVLNCLRLSASEVTLKLKTDAGIQQRVQQYLATPNNSDVLRTAITRDDLQGVRHIKAKKSSSRTPPEQSSSTPPSLPSPTLSDASDRATISHGSNHTASENGIHVKDRTTTENERNKQKPKNEAYLMTGDLILNLSRTSHDPSWLPQQRTVDDLRKSGSCSVPTSPNEIYLGGGRLAKHEVGSPQSLCSPVSADSNPSGVQFTYPPTSTAVRISKSEDHLQYQKDNMCAVNIELDDDVTSSLNTLLDTRDDPSNSPVPSEECDHRIVWTFNAPTSPGSVHSSHDSDSPLIRSPSPTSPQSPTSSMQYSCSGVYDKMCSGRDSLGSSNRSENVCSNSSSLTSPDTDVPDELEWDDTTPTLQIPSAHANGFGAKDLLPNGHNMGGVMTTESRSLVTDKAKVRKQDENRIVIRVEGPDMNSSRRRPTQLSRGDEQIHHDPQDSYDASCDPDLTPTNTRPPTPGSGTLSPDTLAYQELRESEDEITCLSEEDAGKTSIRTSSTTSPPLSEDESDIDSLHSFHYSPKAVDIPSAVRLAKRLISLDGFKKSDVSRHLSKNNEFSRAVAEEYLNYFDFRGDTLDKALRKFLDKFCLTGETQERERVLVHFSRRYLDCNPGTFNSQDAVHTLTCALMLLNTDLHGQSVGRKMTCNEFIDNLADLNDGENFPREVLKSLYQAMRSQPLQWATDDDVDTEGTGTSKTGSSSGDSQGVVVGSNPFLSPPTGNGIVYKKGYIMRKCCTDPNGKKTAFGKRSWKMWFCVVQDLVLYLHKDEQGARRGPQHAQLGHNAIRLHHALATRAHDYSKKEHVFRLQTADQAEYLLQTSDSKELQAWIDTINLVAASLSAPPLPGAVGSQRKFQRPLLPCSITKLNLTEQLEDHTERLAQLERELEDHKAHPPEKTSRAATASNYREKEAYLNSEVKRYRTYVYLLRSRLTSQQSGQQGTNAGIDVGDLPVFEARPAGEGAEGGERGARVVPPPIPERARPGDRYSYQQAVHHNAFL, encoded by the exons TTAGCCCCAGGTGACATCATATGGGAGGTGAATGGTCAAGAAGTGATCACATTCACCACAAAAGAAG tCCTTAATTGCCTGCGTTTATCGGCTTCAGAAGTGACGCTAAAATTAAAAACTG ATGCAGGGATTCAGCAGCGAGTGCAGCAGTACTTGGCTACTCCAAACAACTCTGATGTGTTGCGAACTGCCATAACCCGAGATGATTTGCAAGGGGTAAGACACATCAAGGCCAAGAAATCATCGAGCCGAACACCGCCAGAGCAATCATCATCCacacctccatctctccccagCCCTACGCTTTCAGATGCCTCAGACCGTGCGACCATCAGCCATGGCTCAAACCACACGGCGTCTGAGAATGGTATACACGTGAAAGATAGAACTACAACGGAAAATGAGCGCAACAAGCAGAAGCCCAAAAATGAAGCATACTTGATGACAGGTGATCTGATCTTGAATCTCTCACGGACTTCCCACGATCCCAGTTGGCTTCCGCAGCAGAGAACTGTTGATGATTTAAGAAAGTCAGGTAGCTGTAGTGTCCCTACGAGTCCTAATGAAATATACTTAGGTGGTGGCAGGCTAGCCAAGCATGAAGTGGGAAGTCCGCAGAGTTTGTGTTCGCCGGTCTCAGCTGACAGTAATCCTAGCGGTGTGCAATTTACTTATCCCCCAACTAGCACGGCAGTGAGAATATCCAAGTCTGAGGACCATTTACAGTATCAGAAGGATAATATGTGTGCTGTTAACATAGAGCTTGATGATGATGTTACGTCTTCACTAAACACGCTGCTAGATACCCGTGATGACCCCAGTAATTCCCCTGTCCCCAGTGAGGAGTGTGATCATCGCATTGTGTGGACATTCAATGCCCCAACTTCCCCAGGTAGTGTTCATTCAAGTCATGACTCTGATAGCCCATTGATTCGGtcaccctcccctacttccccccaGTCTCCCACCTCCTCCATGCAGTACTCATGTAGTGGAGTGTACGATAAAATGTGTAGTGGCCGGGATTCCTTAGGCAGCTCTAACCGATCAGAGAATGTGTGCTCTAATAGCTCTAGCCTAACTAGTCCGGACACTGATGTGCCTGATGAACTTGAGTGGGACGATACAACGCCAACATTACAAATCCCTTCTGCTCATGCCAACGGTTTTGGTGCCAAAGATTTACTTCCTAATGGACATAATATGGGGGGTGTAATGACAACTGAAAGTAGAAGTCTAGTCACTGATAAAGCCAAAGTAAGGAAACAGGATGAAAATCGCATTGTGATACGAGTGGAAGGCCCTGACATGAACAGCTCAAGAAGAAGACCAACGCAGTTAAGCCGAGGCGATGAGCAGATACATCATGACCCACAGGACAGTTATGATGCATCGTGTGACCCCGACCTGACCCCAACTAACACAAGGCCTCCCACACCTGGGTCAGGCACTCTGTCCCCAGATACCCTTGCCTACCAGGAGTTGCGTGAATCTGAGGATGAAATTACCTGTCTTTCAGAAGAGGATGCAGGCAAGACCTCCATTCGCACCTCAAGtactacttcccctcctctcagtGAGGATGAATCAGATATTGACTCCCTACACAGCTTCCACTACAGTCCTAAGGCGGTAGACATCCCATCTGCAGTCCGGCTGGCCAAGAGGCTGATCTCCCTTGACGGCTTCAAGAAATCAGATGTATCTCGCCATCTGTCCAAAAA CAATGAATTCAGTCGGGCAGTTGCAGAAGAATATCTGAACTATTTTGATTTCCGGGGTGACACCCTGGATAAAGCCCTTCGGAAATTCCTTGACAAATTCTGCCTAACTGGTGagacgcaagagagagagcgtgtgttagTCCATTTCTCCAGGAGATATCTTGACTGCAACCCAGGCACTTTCAACTCCCAAG ATGCTGTTCACACCCTCACTTGTGCTTTGATGCTATTGAACACCGACTTGCATGGGCAAAGTGTAGGGCGGAAGATGACTTGCAATGAATTCATCGACAACCTCGCAGATTTGAATGATGGAGAGAATTTTCCCAGAGAAGTGCTCAAGTCCCTCTACCAAGCCATGCGAAGCCAGCCTTTGCAGTGGGCTAC AGATGACGATGTTGACACTGAAGGCACTGGGACATCGAAGACAGGCAGTTCAAGTGGTGATTCTCAGGGCGTAGTTGTTGGGAGTAACCCATTCTTATCTCCACCTACGGGCAATGGCATTGTCTACAAAAAGGGCTACATTATGCGAAAATGCTGCACAGACCCAAATGGAAAAAAGA CTGCATTTGGGAAACGATCATGGAAGATGTGGTTCTGCGTTGTTCAAGACTTGGTGTTATATCTACACAAAGATGAACAAGGTGCGAGACGCGGCCCACAGCATGCTCAGTTAGGGCACAATGCCATCCGACTACATCATGCTCTTGCAACTAGAGCTCACGATTATTCTAAGAAAGAACATGTATTCCGATTACAAACTGCCGATCAAGCAGAATATTTACTACAAACTAG TGATAGCAAAGAACTCCAAGCCTGGATAGACACAATCAACTTAGTGGCAGCTAGCTTGTCTGCCCCACCTCTTCCAGGGGCAGTTGGGTCCCAGCGCAAGTTCCAGCGACCTCTCCTACCTTGCAGCATCACCAAACTAAACTTG ACGGAACAATTGGAGGACCACACGGAGAGGTTAGCTCAACTAGAACGTGAGTTGGAGGACCACAAGGCTCATCCACCAGAAAAaacatcaagagctgccactgcTTCTAATTACCGTGAGAAGGAAGCATACCTTAATAGTGAG GTGAAGAGATATAGGACATACGTATATCTTCTCCGATCCCGTTTGACATCGCAGCAGTCTGGCCAGCAAGGAACAAATGCTGGAATAGATGTTGGAGATCTGCCAGTGTTTGAAGCCCGGCCagcaggggagggggcagaagggggggaACGTGGGGCCCGGGTAGTACCACCACCCATCCCTGAGCGGGCACGGCCTGGTGACAGGTACAGTTACCAGCAGGCAGTCCACCATAATGCCTTTCTCTGA